The sequence below is a genomic window from Mycobacterium heidelbergense.
ATACGCCTCGTCGAGCAGCACGAAGGTGTCGCGCGGCACCCGGCGCAGGAACCGCAACAGCGCGGCCCCGGGCGCCAGCGTTCCGGTCGGGTTGTGTGGGCGGCACACCACCACCACGCGGGCGCTCGCGGCGGCGTCGGCGAGGCTGTCGAGGTCGTTGTGACCGTTCCTCTCGAGGGGGACGGTCAGCGATTTCAGCCGCGCCATCCGCGCGATGATGGGGTAACCGTCGAAGGTCGGCGACGCCATGGCTATCGCGTCGCCCGGCGTGGTCAGCGCGTGCAGGGCCTGCAACGCCACGCCCGTCGCGCCGGCGCCCAGCACCACGCGGTCGGCGGGCAGGCCGATGCGGTTGGCGATCAGGCCGCGCAGCCGTTCGGGGAGGAACTCCGGATACCGATTCACCGCGTGGATGGAGCGGATCAACGCCGACCGTACCGCCGGCAGCGGCGGGAATGGATTTTCGTTGAGCGACAGCGCAAGTGGGTCGATGGCGTTGGGAAACGCCTCGTCGATTTCGGTGGCGAAGCGGCCGACGGGTTGCATCAGCCCCGCCCGCCCCAGCGCACCGCCGCCGCGCCGGCGAAGTCGCCGGCATGGGCGAAGGCCGCCATCATGACCACGTCGCCGGCCTTGACCTGACCGTCGGCTATCGCGCGGTCGAGGTTGATCGGGATTCCGGCGCCAAACAGGTTGCCGCACTGATCAAAAGTGTCCCGATGGCGTTCGGGGGGCAGCTCGAGCGCGTCGCGCCAATTGCGCAGGAACGCCCGGTTGGGCTGGTTAGTGACCAACAGATCGATGTCCTTGGCGGCCAAGCCGATTCGGTCACAGACCGCCAGCGCCACTTCGGGAACCTGTCGGTTGCCCCGGGCCAGCACCTTGGTGACCTTGCTTTCGGTGAAGCCGATGCTGCCCTCGCCGGGCCCGGCCTGCCACCACTTGCGCGGCGGGTCGTAGGAGAGCGTCATTTCACCGGCGTATTCGCCATAGGTGCGGCATTCGACGTCGAGGATGGGCGACCGGTCACCCACCGTGACCAGCCCGACCGCCGCCCCGTCGCCGGGCACCGCGGACTGCGCCTTGCGGCGAATCGTCGGCTGATCGAAGAACTGCCCGGCGGCGTTCTGTGCGATCGCGATCAGCGCGGTCCGCCCCTCCCCCGCCGACAGCAGTTTGCGAGCCACGTTGAGCGCCAGCACGAACGCGGCGCAGCCGCCGTTGTTCAGGTCGAGCACCCACGAGGGCCGCATGCCCAACCGGTGGGCGATGCCGCCGCCCTGGCCGTAGAACGCCATGTCGGGCACCTGGATGTGGGTGATCAGCACGTCGGCGCCTTCGATGACGTCGTGGCCGTGCCGGTCGATCAGGCCGTGCGCCGCGCGTTCGATCATGTCGATCGAACTCTCGTCCGGCGCGACGTGATGGCGAAACTTCGGGGCGCGGAACATCACGTTGTCGCGCAGGTCGTCGGATCCGGCGAATTGCGCGTAGTAGTCGGCGCCGATCGGGTCGCCGGGCAGGTAGGTGGAGACGTCGATGAGGCTGACGCTCGGCGTGCTCATGATGCGTTCACCCCGCCCTCACCGCATCCATACGGGGGTCACCGGAAGCCCGTTGCGGTGGCGGTACTCGGCGATCGCCTTGAGGTTCTTCAGCTCCAGCAGATGGCCGGCCCCGAACATGTCCCAGAAGTCGCCGACCCACACCGGGCGCTGCGGTGGCGCGGTCTCCGGGTACGGGTTGTGGTCGTAGAACGGGTGGTGGCAATTGGTCCACAGCACAACGGATCCGGGCTTGTCGAGGACGGCCTGGGCGTCGATGACGCGCATCAGATAGATCATCCACAGGTGCTTGCCCTGATCCCACGCGCAGTGGTAGTCGACGGTGCGGGCCTGCGGGTTGGCGACCGTCCGGGTGTAGATCCTGGTCTCCGAACCGAGCCGGTCGTGGGCCAGCCACAGGCCGGGTTCGTCGGTGGGGGTGAAACCGCGCAGGCTGTAGGTCCACTCCTCGAGGCTGCGCGTGTCGGCCATGTACTCGTACAGCTCGTCGGGCGGACAGTCGACGTAGTCGTTGACGGTGCAGTACTCCCCGAAGACCTGATCGTGCGGGTACACCGACCGCATCATGTCCATGATGACCGGGGTGGCCTTTTCCCGGGGGCTGGTTTCGATGCGGGTCACGCCATCGATGGGTGTGTGGATATCCTCAAGCGCTGGCAACGACATCGGCACGATTCTCCTCTACACTCGCAAGCTCTTGTGTGACAGTATCTTTGGCTGATCGACCGGTGAGAAATGGTGCGAACGGCGGGATCTCGTCGGCGGCGCATTCGACGCTGACCACGGCGGGGCCGTCGACGGCGAGCGCCGCGCGCATGGCGGCGGCGAAGCCGTCGAGGTCGCCGACGTCGACGGACGTCAGCCCCGGGAACATGGCCGCCAGGCCGGAACCCAACCGGCTGGAACGGAATCGGTTGTAGCTGTATAGGTCGTCATAGAACAGCTGTTCGCGGGTCACGCACATGGCGTGCGCGTTGTTGTTGAACAACACGAACGTCACCGGCAGCCGGTACTGCACCGCGGTATGAACCTCCATGCCGTGCATGAAAAACGCTCCGTCCCCGGCGATCACGACGGTGCGCCCGCCGGGCCGGCCGCTGCTCGGGCGCCCGAAGGCCATCCCGATGCCGGCGCCGAAGCTGTACCCCATGCCGCCCATGCCGAGCGCCACCGCGAACCTGCCGCCGCGCCGTGCCGGCAGGTAATGGACCGCCGCCGCGCCGGTGTTGCCGGCGTCGACGACGATGTCCGCCCCGTCGGGCACGCAGCCGTCGAGCACCGCCATCGCGTCGCGATAGCGGATGCCCGCGCTCCCGCACGGCGGCGGCGTCAGTTCCGTGCGCCGCACCGCATCGGGCACGCGCACGTGGGTGGGCCGCCCCGCCCCGGACAGCGCCTGGGTCAGCATGCGCAGCGAGCCGCGCAGGTCGTCGGTGTGGACGTGGGTGCACGGAACGTATGGCGGCGCGGAGCCGATGGAGACCGTCGGCACCGCGGCCAGCGCGTCGTCGAGGCCGGTGCGCGCGGTGACCGACAGCCGGGTGCCGACCACCAGGCACACGGCGCTGGCCGCCACCGCTTCGGCCACACCCGGGTGGCCCATGACGCCGGTCACCCCGAGCGCCGACGACGACCCGAGGCCCGGTGTGCCGGCGACGTCCTTCGCGTCGGGCACGGTCGCCACCCGCGCCCGCAGCACCGCGCGCAGCGCTTCCAGTTCCGCGCGGGCGTCGTCGCGGGCCACCTGCTCGCCGACGACGATGGTGACCGGGCCGGTCGCGTCGCGCAGCGCCGAAACGATCGGCTGGGGGTTGCCGATGGGACGCGGGTGCTGCGCGGCATGGCCGTTGCGTTCGGCGTCCACGCATCCCTGCTGAATGTCCTTGGGCAGCAACAAGACCGCCGGGCCGCCGGCGCGCGCCGCGCCGATCGCCCTCGACAGCGCCGGCACGATGTCGGCCGGTGTGAGCACTCGCTCGCACGACACCGACACCGCGGAGAACACCGCCCGCGCGTCCAGCGATCCGTTGTCGCCGCTGGTGTCCTGAAAGCCGCCGCGGCCGTCCATGGTGAGCGGGGTTTGGCCGACCAACGCCAGCACCGGAACCCGGCTTGTCAGCGACTCCCCAAGGGCCGCGACGAGATTCAGTGCCCCGCCGCCCGAGGTCGAGGCCACCACACCCAGCCCGGCCCCGCTGCGGCTGTATCCGTCGGCCATGGTTGCGGCGGAGAATTCGTGCTTGGCGAGTATCGCCGTGATGTCGGGCCGGAAGTGCGCGGCGTCGTACAGATCCTCGATGTTGGCGCCGTCCACGCCGAAGATGTGGTCGACGCCAACCGACGCGAGGCGCTCGACGATGTGGTCGACCACCCGCTGCTTCCTCGGCATGCCTGTAACACGACGCGCGGGTGCCTTCAGTTCACCCGCGCGCCGTGTTTACAGGGAACGCTGCAGCAGGACCTGGCCGCTCTCGGCGGAAACCACTTGCACGGCGGCGATCTGGTCGACCGGCGTCGAGATGCTGCCCGCGGGCGTCGCGGTGTGGCCGGGTTCGGCCACCCACGTCGCCAGCCGGGTTTGGCTGCCGTCGCGCCCCACCACGACCATCGCCAGCGTGTCATGGTGGGCATTCAGCGGGGCCAGGCAGACGCACCTCAGGTTGATCGAAGTCCCCCAGTGCTGGCCGCTGAGCTCCACCGTCGAGGCCAGCAGCGTGGTGCCGACCTGCGCCATGGGCTGCGCGGACGCGGCCACCTGCTGCGCGGGTGCCGAGGTGTACCCGTGCACACCGACCAAGACGCCGATTCCCAGCACCGCGGCCGCGGCGGCCGAGGCGACCCAGGTCACCAGCCGCGCGCGGCGCCGGCGCCAGCGCACGGCGGCCAACAGCGACGGCAACAACTCCGGCGACACCGGCACGGGTTGCGCGGCGCCGGGCTCGTCGATCGCGGCCACCTCTTTCGCGTCAAGCTGCGAAAGCAGGGCCGGCACGCCGCTCAGATCGGCGACGGCCTCCCGGCACGCTGGGCAGCCGGCCATGTGCGTCTCGAACTCGCGACGGTCGGAGGCAGACAACGACCCCAACACGTAGGCGGCATCCCACATCGAGTAGGTGTCGCCGGGAGGGCCGATACTCTGTAGCGGCGTCCTCATTTCATCCATCTCCTGTCACCCTTCAAGTATTTGGAGCCGACCGACAGCTGAGTGGGCTGCGCTGTCATCGGGTAACCCCAAGCTCCTGCAGAGTGAGCCGCAACGCCCGCACGGCATAGTGTAGTCGCGACTTCACTGTTCCTTCGGCTATCTCGAGGTCCGCGGCGATCTGCGCCGTGGACCAACCGCGGTAGTAGGACCGGTCGATCACGGCCCGGTGCTCGGCCGACAATTGGACCATCGCCTCGGCGATCAGCAGCCGGTCCAGCGCCGCGTTCACCTCGTCCGGCGTCGACTGCTCGGGCGCGCCCTCTTCGTCTAGCGAACCGACCACGTTGCGGAACCGCGCGCTGCGCCGGTCGTCGATGATCATGTTGCGGGCCACCGTGAACAACCATGCCCGCGCCGACCGCTCCGTGTCGCCGACGACCTCCGGATGCTGCCATGCCCGCAGCAGGGTCTCCTGAACCACGTCCTCGGCCTGGCTCGCGTCCCCCGTCAACCGGAGCGCGTAGCGCCACAGGACCGCGGCGTGTTCGTCGTAGAGCGCCTTCATCAGAGCGGCTTCGGCTGCCGCGGACGCACTCCTGGTACCGCCCATACGAGCCACTGGACCACCTCCCGCCAATTGACACGAGTCGAGTAGGTGTTTAGTTCACGCCCCTCAGCCCAGGGTGAGGATGCGCGGCCCGGCGTCGGTCACCGCGACGGTGTGCTCCCAGTGGGCCGCGCGCGACCCATCGACCGTCGTGACGGTCCATTCGTCGTCGAGCACCACGGTTTTGCCGGCGCCCAGGGTCAGCATCGGTTCGATGGCCAGCACCGAGCCCGGGGCCAGCAGCGGCCCCCGCCCGGGAGGGCCCTCGTTGGGCAGGAACGGGTCCATGTGCATGTGCCGCCCGATGCCGTGGCCCCCGTAGCCCTCCACGATCCCGAACGCGCGGCCGTAGCGGGTCTCGGCCGCGCGCGTGCCCGTCTCGATGGCGTGCGCCACGTCCGTCAACCGATTACCGGCGACCATCGCCGCGATCCCGGCTTCCAGCGACTCCCTGGTGGCCTGGCAGAGCGCGTCGTCGGCCGAATCGAGGGTGCCCACCCCGAAGGTGATCGCGGCGTCGCCGTGCCAGCCGTCCAGCACCGCGCCGCAATCGATGGACACCAGGTCACCGGGCGCCAGGATCTCCGCGGCCGACGGGATGCCGTGCACGACCCGGTCGTTCACCGATGCGCAG
It includes:
- a CDS encoding thiamine pyrophosphate-binding protein; the encoded protein is MPRKQRVVDHIVERLASVGVDHIFGVDGANIEDLYDAAHFRPDITAILAKHEFSAATMADGYSRSGAGLGVVASTSGGGALNLVAALGESLTSRVPVLALVGQTPLTMDGRGGFQDTSGDNGSLDARAVFSAVSVSCERVLTPADIVPALSRAIGAARAGGPAVLLLPKDIQQGCVDAERNGHAAQHPRPIGNPQPIVSALRDATGPVTIVVGEQVARDDARAELEALRAVLRARVATVPDAKDVAGTPGLGSSSALGVTGVMGHPGVAEAVAASAVCLVVGTRLSVTARTGLDDALAAVPTVSIGSAPPYVPCTHVHTDDLRGSLRMLTQALSGAGRPTHVRVPDAVRRTELTPPPCGSAGIRYRDAMAVLDGCVPDGADIVVDAGNTGAAAVHYLPARRGGRFAVALGMGGMGYSFGAGIGMAFGRPSSGRPGGRTVVIAGDGAFFMHGMEVHTAVQYRLPVTFVLFNNNAHAMCVTREQLFYDDLYSYNRFRSSRLGSGLAAMFPGLTSVDVGDLDGFAAAMRAALAVDGPAVVSVECAADEIPPFAPFLTGRSAKDTVTQELASVEENRADVVASA
- a CDS encoding sigma-70 family RNA polymerase sigma factor, which encodes MGGTRSASAAAEAALMKALYDEHAAVLWRYALRLTGDASQAEDVVQETLLRAWQHPEVVGDTERSARAWLFTVARNMIIDDRRSARFRNVVGSLDEEGAPEQSTPDEVNAALDRLLIAEAMVQLSAEHRAVIDRSYYRGWSTAQIAADLEIAEGTVKSRLHYAVRALRLTLQELGVTR
- a CDS encoding 3-oxoacyl-ACP synthase III family protein gives rise to the protein MSTPSVSLIDVSTYLPGDPIGADYYAQFAGSDDLRDNVMFRAPKFRHHVAPDESSIDMIERAAHGLIDRHGHDVIEGADVLITHIQVPDMAFYGQGGGIAHRLGMRPSWVLDLNNGGCAAFVLALNVARKLLSAGEGRTALIAIAQNAAGQFFDQPTIRRKAQSAVPGDGAAVGLVTVGDRSPILDVECRTYGEYAGEMTLSYDPPRKWWQAGPGEGSIGFTESKVTKVLARGNRQVPEVALAVCDRIGLAAKDIDLLVTNQPNRAFLRNWRDALELPPERHRDTFDQCGNLFGAGIPINLDRAIADGQVKAGDVVMMAAFAHAGDFAGAAAVRWGGRG
- a CDS encoding anti-sigma factor family protein: MRTPLQSIGPPGDTYSMWDAAYVLGSLSASDRREFETHMAGCPACREAVADLSGVPALLSQLDAKEVAAIDEPGAAQPVPVSPELLPSLLAAVRWRRRRARLVTWVASAAAAAVLGIGVLVGVHGYTSAPAQQVAASAQPMAQVGTTLLASTVELSGQHWGTSINLRCVCLAPLNAHHDTLAMVVVGRDGSQTRLATWVAEPGHTATPAGSISTPVDQIAAVQVVSAESGQVLLQRSL
- a CDS encoding pyridoxal phosphate-dependent aminotransferase; its protein translation is MQPVGRFATEIDEAFPNAIDPLALSLNENPFPPLPAVRSALIRSIHAVNRYPEFLPERLRGLIANRIGLPADRVVLGAGATGVALQALHALTTPGDAIAMASPTFDGYPIIARMARLKSLTVPLERNGHNDLDSLADAAASARVVVVCRPHNPTGTLAPGAALLRFLRRVPRDTFVLLDEAYIEFAAPEHWIDVSALVARFPNVVVVRTFSKAYGLAGLRIGYGVASPELAATLWAQQLPFGVAITSLLAVAASYNAEGQLLQRIQAINAERRYLQMRLSATGIYTTDAHANFVYLPSRGGRGRPWHEVFADSGLQVRCYADGGARITVGNRASSLAVLSATGKATLGSRMR
- a CDS encoding SRPBCC family protein, with the protein product MSLPALEDIHTPIDGVTRIETSPREKATPVIMDMMRSVYPHDQVFGEYCTVNDYVDCPPDELYEYMADTRSLEEWTYSLRGFTPTDEPGLWLAHDRLGSETRIYTRTVANPQARTVDYHCAWDQGKHLWMIYLMRVIDAQAVLDKPGSVVLWTNCHHPFYDHNPYPETAPPQRPVWVGDFWDMFGAGHLLELKNLKAIAEYRHRNGLPVTPVWMR
- the map gene encoding type I methionyl aminopeptidase codes for the protein MSALARLRSRRVVPQRSPGEVDAMAAAGAVVAAALRAVHAAAVAETSTLSLDQIAESVIREAGATPSFLGYHGYPASICASVNDRVVHGIPSAAEILAPGDLVSIDCGAVLDGWHGDAAITFGVGTLDSADDALCQATRESLEAGIAAMVAGNRLTDVAHAIETGTRAAETRYGRAFGIVEGYGGHGIGRHMHMDPFLPNEGPPGRGPLLAPGSVLAIEPMLTLGAGKTVVLDDEWTVTTVDGSRAAHWEHTVAVTDAGPRILTLG